TttcgccacaaactgagcaggtgaAAGGTTTCTCTCCCGTGTGCGTGGCGGCGTGCCCCTTCAAGGAGACCTTACGTGCAAACGTTTCGCCGCAAACCGAACAACAGAAAggtttgtctcccgtgtggacaCGCATGTGCGTTACCATGTTTGACTTGCGGGCGAACCTTTCACCGCAAGCCGAACAGACAAAACGCTTTGGTGCTTCCTTTATCGAGCGTTTGTCGTCACCTTCGCAGTCTGTGCCGCTCTTCGACGATTCTTCCGTGTCTTCGCTATGTGACAGCGGTGCCAAGAGGTTGTCCGCCGCTGCCGCCCCTCTGCTTCGACGACAAAGCTCGTCGTCTTCACTCTTCGCCGAGATGACAGTAAGCGGCTTGTTGCTGACGTCCACctgctcttcttcctctttgaTGAGTGGGGACTGCGGATCTTGGTCTGAAGGGCACAAACCGAACCTGACAATAGCAAGGTGATACGTGGACACCATCTTCGTGGAACCTTTGAATtgggaataaaataaaacatacaatggGCGCTTCCAAAACCCTCCATCATAACaatatggggggaaaaaagggctGCTGGCTGCTAGTTGCCAGGCCAAGCTGCTTTAATAGCGGAAATATATGCCCTTCATCATCACTAGTTTTTTGAATGGCACAAAGCAAGCATGGTGTTTCCACATGAAAACAGCCATTCACAATCAATTGAAAGTTTCACACAACCTAAACTAACATGCATTTGATTGAAAAAAATTCATccatttgttttgcaaaacgcttCTGCTATCTACAACGACCTTTCACATAGCGATCACTAGGTAGACTTTTACTAACGCGACCAAACCTTGGAGGAGAGTTTTGGGGCGAACGGCTTCCAGTTGGCATCGGTGTCGCTCGCTCTCCTCTCTGGCGTGACAAAGTTGCTCCTTGTACGAAGCGATGGTGCTTTCGAATAGTTCGAAAATTTCGTCAGCGGCCACCATGAGTCGCTTCCTCACAAACTCCTTCAACATTTTGACAACTTTAAGTGTATTTTCGTGCTCGGCTATTTCACTACGCCAACCTGAAGTCGAAGGAAAGCGCGACCGACTGCGCATGCGTGCATCAGTCGCCATCTTGGACTATTTTCAAAATCAATTCTTTATTGCTCATTAACAATGAACAAAACAGCAAATAACTTGTTGCATTTGACTTATAGAATCACCTCTTCCTTTGAAAATATGTTATTGGGCTCATCAACTatctgtgaagaaaaaaaataatgcgaAAACATTGACATAAAACTTTGAGTGCTCTTTCTCAAAGTACTTCTGTAATATTCGATTCCTTCTCATTCCGGGTTTGTATGTCATCCGCCCGCTATTCTTTGTTTGGTTTGTCCCGCCTCAAcggatgtgatgtaatagattaaaaaaaaaaaaaagatatctgAACAGAATAAAAAATAGCCCTCCAAAACGATCATAACAGTACCTGGAGGGATATATGATGCTTTTCTACACTCCTGAGCACTCCAAATACACGAGAAAATTATtttacaggcaaaaaaaaaatcaattttccaAAATACGTGACAACAATAAAGtgacaactttattaatcccttaggATTGCTTCCTCAGGAAACCCTGGTTCCAGTATCTTAGACAGAAATAAGGTATATTCACGTGATAGTCTGTACATCTCAACTGAGAGACAAGCTTTATATGTTGGGCAGGAGCTAAATTTAGCCTGGGTTGTGAGTGCGAGTGAGTTACGGAGAGTCTCTGCTGCTTGGGCATGACAAAGCGGAcctcaaatccatccatccatcgccaATTCACTCTTTTCAAAGGTAATGTTGGAAATGATGTTGCAGTTTCAGGGTTACAGTTTGCAAGACCTTAATGGTTGAAACTATGAACAAAGCAATCCTAAACACATTTCTAGGTAGGGTGTTAGTGACGTTTATCGCTCTCTTTGCAGCGGAGCTCGTATCCCATGACTAGCTGGAGGTTACCACACGGTGCCGATTGTTGCTCGTTTGAGAGCAGACGGTGCAGCGAAACCTTTATTCCATGTTGTGTTTCCGCATGTGTATTGTCAAACTGCACTTCTTGAAATAGCTTTTGTCACAAAGGGAGCAAGTAAAGggtttttctcccgtgtgcGTCCTCATGTGTGCGACAACGTGGGCCCTTTGGGAGAAGATTTTACCGCATACTGTGCAACTGAACGGTTTCTCTCCCGTGTGCGTCCGCGTGTGGACATTTAAAGAGAACCTGTGGGCAAAGGCATCGCCGCAAGTGGAGCAGCGGAAAGGTTTTTCCCCAGTGTGTTTCCGCATGTGCACGCTCAAGGAGAACTTGTGAGCAAACGCATCGCCACAAACCGCACAACAAAATGGTTTCTCTCCCGTGTGCGTCCTCATGTGTTTAACCATGTTTGGCTTCTGGGGGAACCGTTTGCCGCAAATGGAGCAACAAAAGGGTTTTTCTCCTGTGTGCGTCTGCATGTGTGCATTCAAACTGTGCTTGTAAGAATAGCTTTCACTGCAtagtgagcaggcaaaaggtttttctcccgtgtgcGTTGCCATGTGAGCAGTCAAAGAGACTTTCTGAGTAAATTCCTCACTGCAAACTGAGCAACTAAAGGGTTTTTCCCCTGTGTGCATTCTCATGTGTTTTTTCATATGTTCGTTTCGAGCAAACGTTTTACCGCAAACTGAACAGGTCAAACTTTTTCTACCTGTGCCACATCTCCTTTCAGTCGAGTCGTTTTCCGAGGGCAGGAAGCGTTTGCCGTCCCCTTGGCAGTCTGCATTGCTTAGTGATTCTCCTGTGTCCCCGGTGTTCGACAGCAAAGAGAAGAGTTTATGTGCTTGCGGTTCTCTACGACGCTCTCCACTTGGAACGCGAAGGAGATTGCGAGGCGACGACCCACCGGGGAGTTGCTCGTCTTCACtcttcaccaccaccaccttgaGCGGAAACTCGCTGATGTCGGCCTCTTCTACTTCTTCCTTCACACGGGAGAACCGTggcgcctcctcttcctctttgacGGGAGGAGAGCGCCTGTCCGACGCTAAGAGTGCATCTGGAATGACTTGACCTTTTCCGCCGGTGGCTCGTCGTTGATCCAATCTCACTGCGGACAAATGAAAGTTGCAACCAGTTGTCGGTCTGTTTCCTTCACTCGCAGACAGTGAAATGAGTCAAAGCCAAATGCGGCTAGAAAATCTAGACTGTCAAAACAGTCGTTAACTAATTGCACCTAAAGTTTAAAATAAAGTCTAAATAGGTTACAAGAAGGTCTCTAAAATTACTGATAAATATACAGTTTGAGTCACACAAGCTACAGTTCGGTGCGTGAAACGTCTGTTGATATTTacaatgtcattttcatttcagtGTGCAGATGAGACACGGCGTCAATTTGTATGCATCATCCTGTTGTTTCGCTGCACAATGAAACTCGAGAGACATtgagaagaaagaaaactgCTTTCTGTTCTGCCAGTACACGAAACGTGACCAGACCTTGGATGTGAGCTTTTGGGCAAACGTCGCCCAGTTGCCGCTGTCGCTCGCTCTCCTCTCTGGCACGATAAAGTTGTTCCTCGTACGACGCGACGGTACTTTCGAACAGACCGAAGATTTCGTCGGCGGCTGCTATAAGTCGCTTTCTCACCAACTCTTTCAACAGTTTCATGTTGGTTTTCGCCCTGTTTCACAGCCTTTTCACGTTCCGACGTGTCGCCGtgatgctttttttatttttcgttCTTCTAACGCTTATGTATGTGCGCATGCGTACGAAGGCAGCCATTTTTAAAGGCATCTACGGTGGGCTTCGAGGGACAAAACCCAAAATACGGCGGCCGTCATGTATACATGGTCCTAGTCCGAATCCTCACAATTGTAGGTAAATAAGATGCGCACGAgttataaatacataaaattgttgtgttcattatagaatacAGACAATTAACAGAGCCATGGTGCCGAGGAATGTGAGAAACCTTTACGTAGTGGGTTCTGGCTTCATGATTGGCTGAGAAATGTAAAATGCCAGATGAATCCTGCGAAAAAGAAAATTGTGTCCCGTTCCACGAAAAAAAACTTAACCAAAATGTTGGCCTTGTTATAATGCGTCACATAATAAAGCATTTTGATTATGCTGCAGtgtgtctttttgttgttgttcgtctctgcgtgccccaaaaggaagttttttttcaaattgaaaggGAAAGTTGCAAAAATGTTGTCAGAACCTGAACAGACTCTATTTCAGACGTTTCATTTCAAAGACTGTCACCAAgataaacaaaatatttgaggcaggactttttaatGACATAGAATACAGCAACAACAAACTAGGATACATGGATCAAAATCAGATGCAAAATGCTTTAACATTGTAATGTGTGTGGTCAAGATAACAGAAATTGTTTTCAtcaattatttgaaaaaaaacaaatactgaGAGCTACACTCTAACAATTGATTCAATCGACTATTTAGTCCGTCCAATGTTTGACTGCAAGCGGTTTTTGTCTGTTATGTTTGCGCATGTGTGCCACCAAAGTGGTCTTCTTCAAGAAGGTCTGGTCACAAACTgagcaagttaaagtttttTCTTTGGCGTGGGCCCTCTGGTGTCTACTCATAGCTGACTTGTGAGAAAAGTTTTTCCCGCAAAGCGAACACGTGAAAGGTTTTTCTCCAGTGTGTCTTCTCATGTGTGCGACCAGATTTTCTTTGCGAGCAAAGCTTTCGCCGCAAACGGAGCACGTGAAAGGTTTTTCTCCGGTGTGTGTCCGCATGTGTGAATTCAAACTGTGCTTATAGGACAGGCTTTCGCCACAAATGGAGCAAGTGAAAGGTTTTTCTCCCGTATGCGTCGCTGTGTGCGCAATTAACGACACCTTGCGAGCAAACTTCTCGCCACAAACCGAGCAGCTAAAGGGTTTTTCTCCCGTATGCGTCCTCATGTGTTTTGTCAGGTCCGACTTATAAGAAAAGTTTTTCTCACAAACGGAGCAGGTGAAAGGTTTTTCTCCAGTGTGCGTTGCCGTGTGTGCTATCAAAGTGGCCTTGTGAGCAAATTTTTCCCCACAAACTGAACAACTGTGCggtttttctcccgtgtgcGTTTTCATGTGTTTATTCAAGTAGTCTTTAATCAAATAGACTTTGCCGCAAACTGAGCAAGTGAAAGGATTTTCTGCGGCGTGCGTTACTTTGTGGACGATCAACTCAACCTTCTCTGCAAATGTTTGGCCGCAAAGGGAACAGCCAAAAGGTTTTTCGGCGGCGTGCCCTTTCATGTGGCGAGCAGCGTCCACCTCAGTGAAGTTTTCGCCACAAACCGAGCAGATAAAATCGCCGTCATGCGCGGGAGCTCCCACCTGGGTTGTGTCCTTTTCGAAGCGTTGGTGGCCACCGCTGTCGCTGGGCAAAGGTTCATCTGCATCTTCCCAGTGCGACAGTAGAGGGAAGAGCTTGTCTGCAGGTTGGCCTGCCCTTCGCGCTTCATCCGGACTCTCGTCCTCCCTGTCGTATTCGGTCTTCACCACGACGACATTCAGTGGCAGCCGGCTAACATCAaactcctcatcttcctccttgACGCGGAGCATCTCCGCATGGTCGGTTTCCTCGTTGACGTGCGGCTTCAGCGGACGCTCCTGCTTCGAACCGGAGCCCTCCCCTTGATGATCTGCCTCGCACAAGCCACGCAAATGAATTATCTTGGAATGTTTCAACTTGACAACTACAATAAAATACGGTGAAATAATCACGCAACACAATCGCAGATGGCATTTTTTGGTCGGCTGAAGGTGGATGAATTCAAGTTGTCTTTCATTTTATGAATACGTGAAACATCTTTTTTGTTCCTCCAGAGTTCAACGTGTGATTTAATGGCAGAAATGGCAATTTGTGTTCTCCGTCGCTCTctctttgtttgatataaatgcAACATATAATCCAGAACAAAACAATAACAGCAACCTCCCTTTAGGGGGTTGTGGCTCCGGTTGTTTTATTTGGTTGTGCATGTTTCCTGTGGGAAAgagtggaaaaataaaaatctggacGTGCAGACACTGACCTTGGTTGTACAAGACGAGCGGAGGCGAGGAAATGTCGTCCGGATGTCGCTGCTTCTCTTCTCTTGCTCCACAAGGTCGCtccacttcctcctccttctgaTTCTCCCCGTAGGACGCCATGGTTCTTGCAAAGTGCCCAAGCTttgttgcttgtttgtttgtttgatgtttttgtctCCCAACAAATTCAAGTCGCGAGTCGACCCGCAGTGAGAGACTTCCGTCTTCTAGCTTCGTCTTCTTCTGCTATTATGGTGGCTCGCAAGCAACTTGGAGTGCATTACCGCCACCTTCTGAAACGGAGTGTGGGCCAAGCCATTCCAATCATCTATTACATTTCCCATTGAACCCGATGATGTTAAAAAAATAGACATAATTTCAAATACAGCTCACACGAACTTCTGTTGAAAGTGTCTCAAGTATTCAAAAAAATGTCCCGAACCCTAAACTCGTTAATTAAACGTTGTCTTGCCTGATTATACTTGACCATGGTCTTTTTCTAATACATGTTCTGTAGctatcagtaaaaaaaaaaaaaacaatgtgctaTTTGTGCTATTGTGTACATGCAgtactactcctccacgttaggCGGCAGTAACGCACCGGAAGTTAATTAGTTAATTAATTTGAACATGGGAAGGGGCACTGTTTATGACGGTAGAACAATCAAAAGCACTCTGCACATTTTAACAAGAATCTGCATTTATTTGCATGAAAATAAGTCTTAAAAATACTATAAAACAAAAAGTAAGTTACCTGTTACAGCTGGGCTGCTGTGACATTCAAAGGCTTTAAAGTGCAATTAGTTGCTCATTTGTTTCTTTAGTCAAAACCATCGAagaaccccctccccccccaaaaaaaaaaaaaaaaatcctgaggtGAACATTAGGACAATTCTTCTCCAAATAATCATTTTTCCACTCTTCATTAAGGCTTCTCTTTTAAAAGCACAATTTGGCTCTCTTGGACACACACGCGTACACAGAGGGAGCGCTGAAGTCCCGCTCGACAATAAAAGAATAAATAGTGAATGGAAATAAATAGTGTGTGGCAGCAGAGAGAACAAACTGTGCAAAAATAGCTCACCCCGATCACAACGGCGCTTTGCCTCCCAACATTTGGTCCTCGGGTTGCGGTCGCTTATGCAACCGTAACAAATAGCAGCAGGCCAACACGGGCCACCTCCTGTCTCTCTTGTGTCAGCTGACATTCACAGAATGAGATCGAGCTGCACACTGAACCCGTCGTGGCGGGTGGCTCGCGGTCAGCGCGAGGTGACCCCCAGCTGCGTCTTGATGTGCTCGTACACCACGTAGCTGATGCTGACGGCGGGGACGACTTTCAGGAAGTTGGGAGCCAGGCCCCGGTAGAGGCCGGCTGGACCCTCGGCCCGCAGGATCTGCTGGAAGAGCGCCGTCATGGTTGCTTGCTGGCCGCCGCCCGTCGCAGCTGCAAAAGGAGCAAGCGTCATTTGGGATTTCAGTCAGGCGCCTTTCCATGTTGAGACTTGAGACGAGTGCGCGGGTCTCACCTTGCGCTTGCATGCGCGTCCTGACCAGAGCAAGCGGGTAGCTGGCGAGCTGGCCGCAGGTGCTGGACACGGTGCCgcaggccagcagcagcaggacaCCGGCGTCGCTGGCGCCGTACTGCTGCAGGTAGCCGTTCTTCAGGGTCTGGTGGACAACGGGGCGATGCCAAGTTAGCGAGGGAACGGGGCCGTCCGTGGAGGGGGGTGAGCGGCGGCGCTTGCTCACCTCGTACACGGCCAGGTCGATGCCAGCGTATGGTATGATGCCCAGCATGTTGGGCACGTAACCCTTGTAGAACGCCGCCGGGCCCTCTCGCCGGAAGATCTGCTTGGCGCAGTCCGAGATGCTGGCGTACTGGCCCGTCTTTCTCAGAGCCAGGCGCGTTTTCAGCACCTAGAGatttaaaaagtaaaacaagaagacatttgcacagATTGCATTTTCTGAACACTGCTTCAAAGATGTGGAGGAGTGGGCCGAAATACCGTCCGGGCCCTAACGAATTACAAAACACCCCCTTCAACCGGTGATGGTGCTCACCTCCATGGGGTAGATGGCGCTCTGGGCGATGACTCCGGCCAGCGATCCGGCCACAAAGCGTTCAGAGATGCTCAAGGTCTGCCTGTCGCTGCCGATCAGACGTTTGATCTACGGCAAACGGGACAGAGATGTCAGCCGGCTCACGTTTCATGTACGGGCAGTCGCCGTGCCGTCCTGCCCCGCAGCATACCTGCTCGTACGCCATGAACTTGAGGGCCGACTCGGGCGCGATCTTGATGATGTTGACGCCGTTGCCTCGCCACAGCGAGCGCACGCCACCCTCCTTGATCATCTGTGCCAGGCCGCTCATGATGCACATGTTGTTGCTTCTGGAGCCGTACACCTACAGGAACACCACCTCGTTAATAAACAAAAACTCCTTTGCCCAGCGAAAGGCTTGCTCATGATGTTAGCGTGAAGCTGGTGGTTATCAGTTTTCAATATGGAATATTTAGTCTTCATGTCAAATTGTGACCAAAGTTGGACAAAGCGTTACGTGGGTAAAAGGTGAGCACGAGCGGCCAACTGGAGGCCGTTGACGCAAGCGAGGACCTTGGAGCCGGCCAGCAATGACGCAGGAAGGGTGGCGGCGGCAGGCCCGCTTGGACCTCAGACTCTGTGCCCCTCACCCCCCGCTCCATTTAAATATTAACTCTTGTTGCATAGCTGGAGATAAAACCACGTTTGACTAACGACAGGTCCGATAAGATGCTCCACTTTCCTCTGGAGTTACACAACGGCGGTGACCCCCTTACCTGCATCATGACTTTGACCCGGTCCAGAGGTGCCGTGCACGTCCTGGAAACTGCGCCGGCTCCGCCGCCTGCCACCAGGTGACGCCACCACATTCCACTCTGCTTCTCCTCTACGCTGAAGTCGTCGGGGACGGTCAGGTTCTCGCCCACGTCAAAGATCTGCCCGTTACAAAACGAACACAGAGCTGTTGCTTTCTCTCAAACAAAGGTGAGACTGTTCTTGAAGCACCTTTTCCCCTTCTTTCAAAGGGTTTAAACAATCGTGTGCCGCTACTTAATGGCCTAAAATGAAAGGACATCCAAAAAGAAATAAAGGAGCTCGATTTGAACCCCAAAAATGAAATAGCCGTGTCGGAGGCTTCTGAAAGTACCCAAATGTACTTCTGTTTTGCGTATTTCTGTTCAAGCGGACTTAGGTCACAGTGTGCAATGGCCATGTTGGCATTGGCAACGCAGGGGACTCGTTGCAACGCCAGGGTCGGGTTCACCTAAAGGCCAAAGCGCGGCGCAACCAACCAGTAAGCCCAATGTGCCATTtaacaggttaaaaaaaaaaaaaaaaactcgttgcACCAGGTGCTCATTAGCAGCACCCGTGGGAGCTGCCGGCAGCTGCTCTTTGCGCCGGCGGCAATTTTTATGCCGTTACATAAGCGACACGCATAATCCGACCGGAGCTTAAGCGCTGACGCACAGGCCGGGTTCATTCCCGGGGTTGTGCCTCCTAATTGGCCCATTTAGCCGAGACAGGAAGGTGCACTTTGGAGCCGATAATCATTCCTAAATAAACCATGTGCTCAAGAACCGACTGAGAATGGAATGGCATGAGCGCTTGGTTGACTTTCCTGTGCTCAGCAACTCACCGTGGAGTGCTTCCAGTACAAGATGATCTCGGGGATGCTCTCCGTCTCCTCCGCCGTGGCGTACTTGCTCCATTCTTTACTGCTGATGGTTATGATGCCGTTCTTGTCCACGCTAAAACACCAAAATGAGCAAATTCAAGCCACGCACACAAAACGCATAAAAGAAATGTAGAATCCACTCCGTTACCTCCGAAGGGCTTTCTCGGCGAGATGATGTGAAATGTGCACGCCGATGTCTCGCAGAGCCTGGATGAACTCTTTGCTGTCCACCCGGCCTTGAGAATGAAAAGGGGTTCATACGGGGACACGCGGAGGACAGGAGGTCTGAGCACAACTGAGACACTCACCTGCATTCCTCTTGACCACCAGCTTCAGGTCTTTCTCATAGTCTCGCAGGTAGTGCACAAACTCCTCAAAGTCCAGCCGGTCATCGCACATGTCGGGCTCCCTCCTGGTCTTCTGTGGGTCAGTCGCGCACAGATTACAGATTGATGAAACGATTGCCCGTATCGAGTCATATCCCATTTTGCCCATTTAAAGTCAACCATTGCCACCGTGACCCATAAATGCTGCCCCACGACCGCTCTATCTTTGACCCGAGAACTGCAGAGGCCGCCGACGTCGGTAATCCCGTCTCAAACTAAATCGAGAGCAGGTCACTGTCACTGACGTAACATCTTGACACCCGACCTGGCCTGATTTGTCAGGCGGTAATCAGCTGCACGCACAGGGCGGACAAATGTCAACTTTTAAGCGAGAAAGTCAGCTGCTGCTATGGCAAGCTTGTTCCTCAAAAATATCTGGTAAGAAAATTGCATGGAAATGCAACTTTTGAAGAGTAGGTACGACTTCAACTTTGCATACTTTAAAAACAGTGCagcataacaacaacaacaacaacaacactttAAGCTTCAGCGATTCCTCTTCAATCTATAATAAAGGATCTCTGTGACGTCACGTGTGGCAATGAATGAGAAGTTCCCGGCGACTTGCTCGGAAAGGCGGGTCCCGCATTTACCGAACGGGACAGCTAGCAACTAATTGCACTGTACACATATATAACCACTTTCGGAATCGTTTAGTTATTAAAATTGGAATTTTCGGAGATCGGAAAACGTACAACGTCGTGGCAGCTGGAGCGCGGCGAGCTCTGCGGCCTACTCGTAAGGCTTTCGTGCTAGCTTGGCTAAGCTAAGCCGGCCGGCGCCCAGACAGATTCAATCAATGACGGTAAATCAAGTAGCTTTCTGACTTCTACGTATTATTCCAAGCTCTAGTGCGCGTAAATATCTCCACCATACAATTTGTGATATTATTTTCTTACTTTTCGCCATCGCTGATAGGTGGAAAACTCTTGAGACGGCAGGAACACGCTGAGTTTGTTGAAGAGCGAATTGAGTTCGGTCGGAAGTCCGTTCGATTCGAAGTAGTCCACCTCCACCGGGTCGGAGTTGGACACGGGGACATAAAGGCACAGGGCAAGCATGCTTGGTTCCGTCAACTGCAAGTTAAactccaataaataaataaatagacgcGTGCAAGCTGCTCCTTCACGGCGGACTATCGAAATACCGGTGAGTCACGAGAAGCCGGCTTCTAAAGAATGTTGCGATGCCCCTCCCCTTCGAGTTCTAATTCTACGTCATTTTACTACGAGCCAATCGGGACGCTTGCTCATTGACTGGCTCGGCTTGAAGTTGCATAAGAATTGGGCTGTGGGGCCCAATCCCATGCTCGTTTCTGTCCAGCGTGTCaaagatgaaccaatcagatgtgTCCTCTAACTCAAACGCCTCCAGAAGCGGCCGAGGTGACCAAAAGGGCTGTTTAATCAATGTCAAGGCAAGAACCGCGTAATGATTTAAAACAACACTATTCACACAAAGCTAGAGACATTTTCATTAGACAAGTCTagtattaatttattaattagtAAACCTATCTATTTACCGTAATCAGACCTATTCGCTTCCTCTCTTTTGTTATTGTCGTGTACATGTTTATATTGTctacatctatctatctatctatctatctatctatctatctatctatctatctatctatctatctatctatctatctatctatctatctatctatctatctatctatctatctatctatctatctatctatctatctatctatctatctatctatctatctatctatctatctatctatctatctatctatctatctatctatctatctatctacctacctacctacctacctacctacctacctacctacctacctacctacctacctacctacctacctacctacctacctacctacctacctacctacctacctacctacctacctacctacctacctacctacctacctacctacctacctaccctgATTCACGGCAAACATTTTGTCGTCGACGTTTCACTTGCGTAACACGTCGGTCGCACTTTAACCTGCGGAATCGCACAAACATCAAGAtacaggatgcaggtgaggggaGATAGCGGGGGCAGCGTCTGTCATAACATGCTCTGTTTTGACGCGCAAAAACATGATGAGACAAAAAGTCACCAACAAGGTGTTCTTTTGGGGCCAATGCGTGAGTAAATG
This portion of the Syngnathus scovelli strain Florida chromosome 3, RoL_Ssco_1.2, whole genome shotgun sequence genome encodes:
- the LOC125994097 gene encoding uncharacterized protein isoform X8, whose protein sequence is MKLLKELVRKRLIAAADEIFGLFESTVASYEEQLYRAREESERQRQLGDVCPKAHIQVRLDQRRATGGKGQVIPDALLASDRRSPPVKEEEEAPRFSRVKEEVEEADISEFPLKVVVVKSEDEQLPGESLSNADCQGDGKRFLPSENDSTERRCGTDS
- the LOC125994097 gene encoding uncharacterized protein isoform X7; the protein is MKLLKELVRKRLIAAADEIFGLFESTVASYEEQLYRAREESERQRQLGDVCPKAHIQVRLDQRRATGGKGQVIPDALLASDRRSPPVKEEEEAPRFSRVKEEVEEADISEFPLKVVVVKSEDEQLPGESLSNADCQGDGKRFLPSENDSTERRCGTDTGTRVS
- the LOC125994097 gene encoding zinc finger protein 134 isoform X4; this translates as MATDARMRSRSRFPSTSGWRSEIAEHENTLKVVKMLKEFVRKRLMVAADEIFELFESTIASYKEQLCHAREESERHRCQLEAVRPKTLLQGSTKMVSTYHLAIVRFGLCPSDQDPQSPLIKEEEEQVDVSNKPLTVISAKSEDDELCRRSRGAAAADNLLAPLSHSEDTEESSKSGTDCEGDDKRSIKEAPKRFVCSACGERFARKSNMVTHMRVHTGDKPFCCSVCGETFARKVSLKGHAATHTGEKPFTCSVCGERFAYNYNLTRHMHTHTGDKRFACSVCGKIFNQRANMVAHLRTHTGEKPFQCTLCGDRFAHRVSLIAHTATHTGQKPFLCPVCGEGFSYKYSLTAHMRKHRQ
- the LOC125994097 gene encoding zinc finger protein 134 isoform X1 → MKLLKELVRKRLIAAADEIFGLFESTVASYEEQLYRAREESERQRQLGDVCPKAHIQVRLDQRRATGGKGQVIPDALLASDRRSPPVKEEEEAPRFSRVKEEVEEADISEFPLKVVVVKSEDEQLPGGSSPRNLLRVPSGERRREPQAHKLFSLLSNTGDTGESLSNADCQGDGKRFLPSENDSTERRCGTDQDPQSPLIKEEEEQVDVSNKPLTVISAKSEDDELCRRSRGAAAADNLLAPLSHSEDTEESSKSGTDCEGDDKRSIKEAPKRFVCSACGERFARKSNMVTHMRVHTGDKPFCCSVCGETFARKVSLKGHAATHTGEKPFTCSVCGERFAYNYNLTRHMHTHTGDKRFACSVCGKIFNQRANMVAHLRTHTGEKPFQCTLCGDRFAHRVSLIAHTATHTGQKPFLCPVCGEGFSYKYSLTAHMRKHRQ
- the LOC125994097 gene encoding zinc finger protein OZF isoform X5 is translated as MATDARMRSRSRFPSTSGWRSEIAEHENTLKVVKMLKEFVRKRLMVAADEIFELFESTIASYKEQLCHAREESERHRCQLEAVRPKTLLQDQDPQSPLIKEEEEQVDVSNKPLTVISAKSEDDELCRRSRGAAAADNLLAPLSHSEDTEESSKSGTDCEGDDKRSIKEAPKRFVCSACGERFARKSNMVTHMRVHTGDKPFCCSVCGETFARKVSLKGHAATHTGEKPFTCSVCGERFAYNYNLTRHMHTHTGDKRFACSVCGKIFNQRANMVAHLRTHTGEKPFQCTLCGDRFAHRVSLIAHTATHTGQKPFLCPVCGEGFSYKYSLTAHMRKHRQ
- the LOC125994097 gene encoding uncharacterized protein isoform X6 codes for the protein MKLLKELVRKRLIAAADEIFGLFESTVASYEEQLYRAREESERQRQLGDVCPKAHIQVRLDQRRATGGKGQVIPDALLASDRRSPPVKEEEEAPRFSRVKEEVEEADISEFPLKVVVVKSEDEQLPGGSSPRNLLRVPSGERRREPQAHKLFSLLSNTGDTGESLSNADCQGDGKRFLPSENDSTERRCGTDQDPQSPLIKEEEEQVDVSNKPLTVISAKSEDDELCRRSRGAAAADNLLAPLSHSEDTEESSKSGTDCEEGTPPNQPTSQLGR
- the LOC125994097 gene encoding zinc finger protein OZF isoform X3 produces the protein MKLLKELVRKRLIAAADEIFGLFESTVASYEEQLYRAREESERQRQLGDVCPKAHIQVRLDQRRATGGKGQVIPDALLASDRRSPPVKEEEEAPRFSRVKEEVEEADISEFPLKVVVVKSEDEQLPGESLSNADCQGDGKRFLPSENDSTERRCGTGRKSLTCSVCGKTFARNEHMKKHMRMHTGEKPFSCSVCSEEFTQKVSLTAHMATHTGEKPFACSLCSESYSYKHSLNAHMQTHTGEKPFCCSICGKRFPQKPNMVKHMRTHTGEKPFCCAVCGDAFAHKFSLSVHMRKHTGEKPFRCSTCGDAFAHRFSLNVHTRTHTGEKPFSCTVCGKIFSQRAHVVAHMRTHTGEKPFTCSLCDKSYFKKCSLTIHMRKHNME
- the LOC125994097 gene encoding zinc finger protein 134 isoform X2, producing MKLLKELVRKRLIAAADEIFGLFESTVASYEEQLYRAREESERQRQLGDVCPKAHIQVRLDQRRATGGKGQVIPDALLASDRRSPPVKEEEEAPRFSRVKEEVEEADISEFPLKVVVVKSEDEQLPGESLSNADCQGDGKRFLPSENDSTERRCGTDQDPQSPLIKEEEEQVDVSNKPLTVISAKSEDDELCRRSRGAAAADNLLAPLSHSEDTEESSKSGTDCEGDDKRSIKEAPKRFVCSACGERFARKSNMVTHMRVHTGDKPFCCSVCGETFARKVSLKGHAATHTGEKPFTCSVCGERFAYNYNLTRHMHTHTGDKRFACSVCGKIFNQRANMVAHLRTHTGEKPFQCTLCGDRFAHRVSLIAHTATHTGQKPFLCPVCGEGFSYKYSLTAHMRKHRQ